In a genomic window of Streptomyces sp. SJL17-4:
- a CDS encoding spermidine/putrescine ABC transporter substrate-binding protein — protein sequence MEQYESDSLSAAQTAAIRRSLTSGRGALTRRSMLRAGGVGALTVGGFASLSACGIPPAKREGQGPASTDVSAKEKTLAFSNWTEYMDVSEDEKSRPTLEAFAKRTGIKVKYTEDINDNVEFFGKIKPQLAAGQDTGRDLICVTDWLAARMIRLGWAQKLDASNLPHAYANLSAQFRSPDWDPGRAYSYPWTGISTVIAYNAKATGGKKVDSVTQLLDDPSLKGRVGFLTEMRDSVGMTLLDLGKDPGNFTDADYDAAIGRLQKGVDKKQIRRFTGNDYTSDLDKGDIAACLAWAGDIIQLQADNPDIKFSIPSAGYITSSDNLLVPTQARHKTNAEKLIDYYYELPVAAQLAAYINYVCPVDGVKDELAKIDPELANNTLILPDKAMAKKSHAFRSLTGAEETAYEEKFAKLIGA from the coding sequence ATGGAGCAGTACGAGTCCGACAGCCTGTCCGCCGCGCAGACGGCGGCGATACGCCGCAGCCTGACGAGCGGCCGGGGCGCTCTCACCCGCCGTTCGATGCTGCGCGCCGGAGGCGTCGGAGCGCTCACGGTCGGCGGCTTCGCGTCCCTGAGCGCATGCGGCATCCCGCCGGCCAAACGGGAGGGCCAGGGACCCGCCTCCACCGACGTGTCGGCCAAGGAGAAGACCCTCGCCTTCTCCAACTGGACCGAGTACATGGACGTCAGCGAGGACGAGAAGTCCCGCCCGACCCTGGAGGCGTTCGCGAAGCGCACCGGGATCAAGGTCAAGTACACCGAGGACATCAACGACAACGTCGAGTTCTTCGGCAAGATCAAGCCGCAGCTCGCGGCCGGCCAGGACACCGGCCGCGACCTGATCTGCGTCACCGACTGGCTCGCCGCCCGCATGATCCGCCTCGGCTGGGCCCAGAAGCTCGACGCCTCGAACCTCCCCCACGCGTACGCGAACCTCTCCGCCCAGTTCCGCAGCCCCGACTGGGACCCGGGCCGCGCCTACTCGTACCCGTGGACCGGTATCTCCACGGTCATCGCGTACAACGCCAAGGCGACCGGCGGGAAGAAGGTCGACTCGGTCACCCAGCTCCTCGACGACCCCTCCCTCAAGGGCCGGGTCGGCTTCCTCACCGAGATGCGCGACTCCGTCGGCATGACGCTGCTCGACCTCGGCAAGGACCCGGGGAACTTCACCGACGCCGACTACGACGCGGCGATCGGGCGCCTCCAGAAGGGCGTCGACAAGAAGCAGATCCGCCGCTTCACCGGCAACGACTACACCTCCGACCTGGACAAGGGCGACATCGCCGCCTGTCTCGCCTGGGCCGGCGACATCATCCAGCTCCAGGCGGACAACCCGGACATCAAGTTCTCCATCCCGTCCGCCGGCTACATCACCTCCAGCGACAACCTGCTCGTCCCCACGCAGGCCCGGCACAAGACGAACGCCGAGAAGCTCATCGACTACTACTACGAGCTTCCCGTCGCCGCCCAGCTCGCCGCGTACATCAACTACGTGTGCCCCGTCGACGGGGTGAAGGACGAGCTCGCCAAGATCGACCCCGAACTCGCGAACAACACGCTGATCCTCCCGGACAAGGCCATGGCCAAGAAGTCGCACGCCTTCCGCTCGCTCACCGGCGCGGAGGAGACGGCGTACGAGGAGAAGTTCGCCAAGCTCATCGGCGCCTGA
- a CDS encoding gamma-aminobutyraldehyde dehydrogenase has product MGNRFQVTDRFADGAQYIGGRLRAGTSGQEHSVIDPATGESVYTYTLASTADVDEAVAAARAAFPGWAGATPGERSDALHRFAGVLAEWAEDFARVESLQCGKPLKLTTEFDVPGTVDNTAFFAGAARHLQGQSAAEYSGDHTSYIRREPIGVVGSIAPWNYPLQMAAWKILPAIAAGNTIVLKPAELTPLTSLMFAQAAKEAGIPDGVVNIVNGAGKTVGEHLVGHPDVVMTSFTGSTPVGKRVAEIATATVKRLHLELGGKAPFVVFDDADLEAAAHGAVAASLINSGQDCTAATRAYVQRPLFDAFVARVAELMESVRLGDPFAPTTDLGPLISHAQRDRVAAFVERARGYATVVTGGEAPGGDLKEGAYYRPTLITGAAQDSEVVQSEIFGPVLVALPFDSDDEGIRLANDTPYGLAASAWSRDVYRANRATREIKAGCVWVNDHIPIISEMPHGGTKASGYGKDMSAYSFEEYTQVKHVMFDNTAVAAKDWHRTIFGDR; this is encoded by the coding sequence ATGGGCAACCGCTTCCAGGTGACGGACCGCTTCGCGGACGGCGCACAGTACATCGGCGGGCGGCTCCGCGCCGGAACCTCCGGTCAGGAACACAGCGTGATCGATCCGGCGACCGGGGAGAGCGTGTACACCTACACGCTCGCCTCCACCGCCGACGTGGACGAGGCCGTCGCCGCCGCGAGGGCGGCCTTCCCGGGCTGGGCGGGTGCCACCCCGGGCGAGCGCTCCGACGCGCTCCACCGCTTCGCCGGTGTCCTCGCCGAGTGGGCCGAGGACTTCGCCCGCGTCGAGTCCCTCCAGTGCGGCAAGCCGCTCAAGCTCACCACCGAGTTCGACGTGCCCGGCACCGTCGACAACACCGCCTTCTTCGCGGGGGCCGCCCGTCACCTCCAGGGCCAGTCCGCCGCCGAGTACAGCGGCGACCACACCTCGTACATCCGCCGCGAACCCATCGGCGTCGTCGGCTCCATCGCACCCTGGAACTACCCCCTCCAGATGGCTGCCTGGAAGATCCTCCCGGCCATCGCCGCCGGCAACACGATCGTCCTCAAGCCCGCCGAACTCACCCCGCTGACCTCCCTGATGTTCGCGCAGGCGGCGAAGGAGGCCGGCATCCCCGACGGTGTGGTCAACATCGTCAACGGCGCCGGGAAGACCGTCGGCGAACACCTCGTCGGCCACCCCGACGTCGTGATGACCTCCTTCACCGGCTCCACCCCCGTCGGCAAGCGGGTCGCCGAGATCGCCACCGCGACCGTGAAGCGCCTCCACCTCGAACTCGGCGGCAAGGCCCCCTTCGTCGTCTTCGACGACGCCGACCTGGAGGCCGCCGCCCACGGGGCCGTCGCCGCCTCCCTCATCAACAGCGGCCAGGACTGCACGGCCGCCACGCGCGCGTACGTCCAGCGCCCGCTCTTCGACGCGTTCGTGGCGCGCGTGGCCGAGTTGATGGAGTCCGTGCGGCTCGGCGACCCCTTCGCGCCGACCACCGACCTCGGCCCGCTCATCAGCCACGCCCAGCGCGACCGGGTCGCGGCCTTCGTCGAGCGGGCCCGCGGCTACGCCACCGTCGTCACCGGCGGCGAAGCCCCGGGCGGAGACCTGAAGGAGGGTGCGTACTATCGTCCGACCCTGATCACCGGCGCCGCGCAGGACAGTGAGGTCGTGCAGTCGGAGATCTTCGGCCCGGTCCTGGTGGCCCTGCCCTTCGACAGCGACGACGAGGGCATCCGGCTCGCCAACGACACCCCCTACGGCCTGGCCGCCTCGGCCTGGAGCCGGGACGTCTACCGGGCCAACCGCGCCACCCGGGAGATCAAGGCCGGCTGTGTCTGGGTCAACGACCACATCCCGATCATCAGCGAGATGCCCCACGGCGGCACCAAGGCATCGGGCTACGGGAAGGACATGTCGGCCTACTCCTTCGAGGAGTACACGCAGGTCAAGCACGTGATGTTCGACAACACCGCGGTGGCGGCGAAGGACTGGCACCGCACGATCTTCGGGGACCGATAG
- a CDS encoding NADAR family protein — translation MSMVETLTQQVSRGDKVKWLHFWGHRPHPGGRLSASCLSQWWPAPFVVSGVSYATAEHWMMAAKARLFGDAEAERAALSARTPAEAKKAGRLVRGFDETVWARERFGIVVEGSVHKFSSDEALRAYLLGTGTRVLVEASPVDRVWGIGLAADDPRAHDPASWRGENLLGFALMEARERLRQGAA, via the coding sequence ATGAGCATGGTCGAGACACTGACACAGCAGGTCAGCAGGGGTGACAAGGTGAAGTGGCTGCACTTCTGGGGCCACCGCCCGCATCCCGGCGGGCGGCTCTCGGCGAGCTGTCTCAGCCAGTGGTGGCCGGCGCCCTTCGTGGTCTCCGGCGTGTCGTACGCGACGGCCGAGCACTGGATGATGGCGGCCAAGGCCCGGCTCTTCGGGGACGCCGAAGCGGAGCGGGCCGCGCTGTCCGCCCGTACCCCGGCCGAGGCCAAGAAGGCGGGACGGCTCGTCCGGGGCTTCGACGAGACGGTGTGGGCGCGGGAGCGCTTCGGGATCGTCGTCGAGGGCAGTGTCCACAAGTTCTCCTCGGACGAGGCCCTGCGCGCCTACCTCCTCGGCACCGGCACCCGGGTCCTGGTGGAGGCGAGCCCCGTGGACCGCGTCTGGGGCATCGGCCTGGCGGCCGACGACCCCCGCGCCCACGACCCGGCGAGCTGGCGCGGCGAGAACCTCCTGGGCTTCGCCCTGATGGAGGCACGGGAGCGGCTGCGGCAGGGCGCCGCGTGA
- a CDS encoding DUF4190 domain-containing protein, whose amino-acid sequence MSDNQDQSRGGYDPTDPWAPPNRDGVELSKPATPSPPPVHDQQTVTSVPLASPGPHDVPPPPVAPGGPAATPGAYGYPAADTSGGYGYPVAPTPAATPTGSSYGYPGYPSTGGGYPGQTGWQQSPSNGMGTASMVLGIISVAGFCLWGLGAILGILALIFGIIGMKKAGRGEATNRGMAVAGVVLGAIGTLISAVFLGFIIWAASQDSSSFDDSGYDEDPFASSLVVGSDR is encoded by the coding sequence ATGTCTGACAACCAAGACCAGTCGCGGGGCGGGTACGACCCGACGGACCCGTGGGCTCCGCCGAACCGCGACGGGGTCGAACTGAGCAAGCCGGCGACCCCGTCGCCGCCGCCGGTGCACGACCAGCAGACCGTCACGTCCGTGCCGCTCGCGTCGCCCGGCCCGCACGACGTTCCGCCGCCGCCGGTCGCACCCGGCGGGCCCGCGGCCACGCCCGGCGCGTACGGCTATCCGGCGGCGGACACGTCCGGCGGGTACGGCTACCCGGTGGCCCCGACCCCGGCGGCGACGCCGACGGGCTCCTCGTACGGCTACCCCGGCTACCCCTCGACGGGTGGCGGCTACCCCGGCCAGACCGGCTGGCAGCAGTCCCCGTCCAACGGCATGGGGACGGCCTCGATGGTGCTCGGCATCATCTCGGTGGCGGGCTTCTGCCTGTGGGGCCTGGGGGCGATCCTCGGCATCCTGGCGCTGATCTTCGGCATCATCGGGATGAAGAAGGCAGGCCGGGGCGAGGCGACCAACCGGGGCATGGCGGTCGCGGGCGTCGTGCTCGGTGCGATCGGCACCCTGATCAGCGCCGTCTTCCTGGGCTTCATCATCTGGGCGGCCAGTCAGGACTCGTCCAGCTTCGACGACTCCGGCTACGACGAGGACCCGTTCGCGTCGAGCCTGGTGGTCGGGAGCGACCGCTAG
- a CDS encoding adenosine deaminase, with amino-acid sequence MTDLHPFIAGLPKAELHVHHVGSASPRIVAELAARHPDSKVPTDPEALTDYFTFTDFAHFIDVYLSVVDLVRTPEDVRLLTFEVARDMARQNIRYAELTITPYSSTRRGIDERAFMAAIEDARKSAEAEFGTLLRWCFDIPGEAGLVSAEETARLATTDGLRPEGLVSFGLGGPEIGVPRPQFKPFFDRARAAGLRSVPHAGETTGPQTIWDAINDLGAERIGHGTSSVQDPALLAHLAEHRIALEVCPTSNIATRAVATLDEHPIRQMVDAGVLVTINSDDPPMFGTDLNNEYAVAARLLGLDERGVAALAKNAVEASFLDPAGKARIAAEIDTYTDNWLAR; translated from the coding sequence ATGACCGACCTCCATCCCTTCATCGCGGGCCTGCCCAAGGCAGAGCTGCACGTCCACCACGTCGGCTCCGCCTCGCCCCGGATCGTCGCCGAGCTCGCCGCCCGGCACCCCGACTCCAAGGTCCCCACGGACCCGGAGGCGTTGACCGACTACTTCACGTTCACCGACTTCGCGCACTTCATCGACGTCTACCTCTCGGTCGTCGACCTGGTCCGCACCCCCGAGGACGTCCGGCTGCTGACCTTCGAGGTCGCCCGTGACATGGCCCGGCAGAACATCCGGTACGCCGAGCTGACCATCACGCCCTACTCCTCCACCCGCCGGGGCATCGACGAGCGGGCCTTCATGGCGGCCATCGAGGACGCCCGCAAGTCGGCCGAGGCCGAGTTCGGCACCCTCCTGCGCTGGTGCTTCGACATCCCGGGCGAGGCCGGCCTGGTCTCCGCCGAGGAGACCGCCCGCCTGGCCACCACCGACGGGCTGCGCCCCGAGGGCCTGGTCTCCTTCGGCCTCGGCGGCCCCGAGATCGGCGTGCCGCGCCCGCAGTTCAAGCCGTTCTTCGACCGGGCGCGCGCGGCCGGACTGCGCTCGGTCCCGCACGCGGGCGAGACGACCGGCCCGCAGACGATCTGGGACGCGATCAACGACCTGGGCGCCGAGCGCATCGGCCACGGCACCAGCTCGGTCCAGGACCCGGCGCTCCTCGCCCACCTGGCGGAGCACCGCATCGCGCTGGAGGTCTGCCCGACCTCGAACATCGCCACCCGGGCCGTCGCCACCCTGGACGAGCACCCGATCCGGCAGATGGTGGACGCCGGCGTCCTCGTCACCATCAACAGCGACGACCCGCCGATGTTCGGCACCGACCTCAACAACGAGTACGCGGTCGCCGCCCGGCTCCTCGGCCTCGACGAGCGCGGTGTCGCCGCCCTCGCGAAGAACGCGGTGGAGGCCTCGTTCCTCGACCCGGCCGGGAAGGCCCGGATCGCCGCCGAGATCGACACGTACACCGACAACTGGCTGGCGCGCTGA
- a CDS encoding glycerophosphodiester phosphodiesterase, which yields MDPTAVVKAAEARASVTVVGHRGDPYRVRENTLASIASAIERGADAVEVDVRLTKDGVPVLLHDDTLKRLWGHDRPLSALSYEQVRELTYGKVPTLREALLTAGEKRLMLDLPGGNEDSVRAIVRTVRECGAGERVYYCAGAVAMLQVRAADPAAEIALTWTSLAPPRPILLDVVRPRWLNYRFGLVSRALTDRVHRDGLLVSAWTADTPRTMRKLIGNGVDAITTNRVDTLSAVLRKAQG from the coding sequence ATGGACCCGACCGCCGTCGTGAAAGCCGCCGAGGCCAGGGCCTCCGTCACCGTCGTGGGCCATCGCGGCGACCCGTACCGCGTCCGCGAGAACACCCTCGCCTCGATCGCCTCGGCGATCGAGCGGGGGGCGGACGCCGTCGAGGTCGACGTCCGGCTGACGAAGGACGGCGTGCCCGTCCTCCTCCACGACGACACCCTGAAGCGCCTGTGGGGCCACGACCGCCCGCTCTCCGCCCTCTCGTACGAGCAGGTCCGGGAGCTGACGTACGGCAAGGTCCCGACCCTGCGCGAGGCACTGCTCACCGCCGGGGAGAAGCGGCTGATGCTGGACCTGCCCGGCGGGAACGAGGACTCGGTCCGGGCCATCGTCCGTACGGTCCGCGAGTGCGGCGCCGGGGAGCGCGTCTACTACTGCGCCGGGGCCGTCGCCATGCTCCAGGTGCGCGCCGCCGATCCGGCCGCCGAGATCGCCCTCACCTGGACCTCGCTCGCCCCGCCCCGCCCGATCCTGCTCGACGTGGTCCGGCCCCGCTGGCTCAACTACCGCTTCGGCCTGGTGAGTCGGGCGCTGACCGACCGGGTGCACCGGGACGGTCTCCTCGTCTCGGCCTGGACGGCGGACACCCCGCGCACCATGCGTAAGCTGATCGGGAACGGGGTCGACGCGATCACCACGAACCGGGTCGACACGCTCTCCGCCGTCCTTCGAAAGGCCCAGGGATGA
- a CDS encoding SAM-dependent methyltransferase, producing the protein MNDRIRTDIAHNARVWNYWLGGKDNYPVDRAVGDQVTGFYPSIGEVARADRAFLGRAVTFLAADAGVRQFLDIGTGLPTADNTHEVAQRAAPDARIVYVDNDPIVLTHARALLTSAPEGVTEYVDADAHDPEKILAAAGATLDLSRPVAVMMLGILNFVLDTTEARTIVRTLMDAVPSGSYLVLTHPTLEPELGGEGNKAAMAFWNENATPPITARSRTEFASFLDGLDVLEPGILSCSRWRATTGDVPVVAQFGAVGRKP; encoded by the coding sequence ATGAACGACCGGATCCGGACCGACATCGCCCACAACGCCCGGGTGTGGAACTACTGGCTGGGCGGCAAGGACAACTACCCGGTCGACCGGGCGGTGGGCGACCAGGTCACCGGCTTCTACCCGAGCATCGGCGAAGTGGCCCGCGCGGACCGGGCGTTCCTCGGCCGCGCCGTCACCTTCCTCGCCGCGGACGCCGGGGTACGCCAGTTCCTCGACATCGGTACGGGCCTGCCGACCGCCGACAACACCCACGAGGTCGCCCAGCGGGCCGCGCCCGACGCCCGGATCGTCTACGTCGACAACGACCCGATCGTCCTCACCCACGCCCGCGCGCTGCTGACCAGCGCCCCGGAGGGCGTCACCGAGTACGTGGACGCCGACGCCCACGACCCGGAGAAGATCCTGGCGGCGGCCGGCGCGACCCTCGACCTCTCCCGTCCGGTCGCCGTGATGATGCTCGGCATCCTCAACTTCGTCCTGGACACCACCGAGGCCCGGACGATCGTCCGCACCCTGATGGACGCCGTCCCCTCCGGCAGCTACCTGGTCCTGACCCACCCCACCCTGGAGCCGGAGCTCGGCGGGGAGGGCAACAAGGCCGCCATGGCCTTCTGGAACGAGAACGCGACCCCGCCGATCACCGCCCGCAGCCGTACCGAGTTCGCCTCCTTCCTCGACGGCCTCGACGTCCTGGAGCCGGGCATCCTGTCCTGCTCGCGCTGGCGCGCGACGACCGGAGACGTCCCCGTGGTCGCGCAGTTCGGCGCGGTGGGCCGCAAGCCGTAA
- a CDS encoding histidine kinase: MAPRGNVRGRGDVRGRWERARTWGAANPWAVDVGIALLVQAAMTMPFVVPRGPELEPATWAAYGLTTLTVVPLVWRRRAPLAVLLAILATSALYKLALEGPGQPLPYTGLVIVYTIALLSPTWKRLATAGLLVVAVPVSVGLNTRTARELTFSLFVFAAAYVFGRLQDARQRAHLIEAERAAARERARIAREMHDILSHAVSLMIVQAEAGPVAVRTAPERAEAAFGAISETGREAMTQLRQMLGLLREGPEGAPPREPQPDLSGIPSLVERVRSGGLLVEYTTEGGVRALPAATGASAYRIVQEALTNVVKHAGARRADVRLAHADGVLRVTVTDDGRGPDGSTGSGGHGLTGIRERATAHGGTVTAGPGPGGRGFEVRVLLPVPSTAEVGG, encoded by the coding sequence ATGGCCCCGAGAGGGAATGTCCGCGGCCGGGGGGACGTACGCGGCCGGTGGGAGCGGGCCCGCACCTGGGGCGCGGCGAATCCATGGGCGGTGGACGTGGGGATCGCGCTGCTCGTCCAGGCGGCGATGACGATGCCGTTCGTGGTGCCGCGCGGGCCGGAACTCGAACCGGCGACCTGGGCGGCGTACGGACTGACCACGCTCACGGTGGTCCCGCTCGTCTGGCGGCGGCGTGCGCCCCTCGCCGTACTCCTCGCCATCCTGGCGACGAGCGCGCTGTACAAGCTGGCGCTCGAAGGGCCGGGGCAGCCGCTGCCGTACACCGGACTCGTCATCGTCTACACGATCGCGCTGCTCTCGCCGACGTGGAAACGGCTCGCGACGGCGGGGCTCCTGGTCGTCGCGGTGCCGGTCTCGGTGGGGCTCAACACCCGGACGGCCCGCGAACTGACCTTCTCGCTCTTCGTGTTCGCCGCGGCCTATGTCTTCGGCCGGCTCCAGGACGCCCGGCAGCGGGCGCACCTGATCGAGGCCGAGCGGGCCGCCGCGCGGGAACGGGCCCGGATCGCACGGGAGATGCACGACATCCTGTCGCACGCGGTGAGCCTGATGATCGTGCAGGCGGAGGCCGGACCGGTGGCGGTGCGGACGGCGCCGGAGCGCGCGGAGGCCGCGTTCGGCGCGATCTCGGAGACCGGCCGGGAGGCGATGACCCAGCTGCGGCAGATGCTGGGGCTGCTGCGGGAGGGGCCCGAGGGCGCGCCGCCCCGCGAGCCGCAGCCGGACCTCTCCGGGATCCCCTCGCTGGTGGAGCGGGTGAGGTCCGGCGGTCTGCTGGTGGAGTACACGACGGAGGGCGGGGTACGGGCGCTGCCCGCGGCGACCGGTGCGAGCGCCTACCGGATCGTGCAGGAGGCCCTGACGAACGTGGTCAAGCACGCGGGCGCGCGCCGGGCCGATGTCCGGCTCGCCCACGCGGACGGCGTCCTCCGGGTCACCGTCACGGACGATGGACGCGGCCCCGACGGAAGCACCGGCTCCGGCGGCCACGGCCTCACCGGCATCCGGGAGCGGGCCACCGCACACGGCGGGACGGTGACGGCCGGCCCGGGTCCGGGCGGCCGGGGGTTCGAGGTGCGGGTCCTGCTCCCCGTACCCTCCACGGCGGAGGTGGGCGGATGA
- a CDS encoding response regulator transcription factor, translating to MTTIRVVVADDQELVRSGFAMILDAQPDIEVVAEAGDGAEAIEAVRRHAPDVALLDIRMPGTDGIEACRAISAGTGCRTVILTTFDTDAYVYEALHAGASGFLLKDVRRDDLVHAVRVVAAGDSLLAPSVARRLVEQYTAAGPRRTAPDPRLDVLTGRERETLLLLARGLSNAEIAAELVVSDHTVKTHVGNVLSKLGLRDRIQAVICAYETGLVAAGSPPPGGGEGSRPSPASARN from the coding sequence ATGACGACGATCCGGGTGGTGGTCGCGGACGACCAGGAACTGGTCCGCAGCGGCTTCGCGATGATCCTCGACGCGCAGCCGGACATCGAGGTCGTGGCGGAGGCCGGGGACGGGGCGGAGGCGATCGAGGCGGTGCGCCGGCACGCCCCGGACGTGGCGCTCCTCGACATCCGGATGCCCGGCACCGACGGCATCGAGGCCTGCCGGGCGATCAGCGCGGGGACCGGCTGCCGGACGGTGATCCTGACGACCTTCGACACCGACGCGTATGTGTACGAGGCGCTGCACGCGGGCGCGAGCGGTTTCCTCCTCAAGGACGTGCGCCGGGACGATCTGGTGCACGCGGTACGGGTGGTGGCCGCGGGCGACTCGCTGCTCGCGCCGTCCGTGGCCCGCCGCCTGGTGGAGCAGTACACGGCGGCCGGCCCGCGCAGGACCGCCCCGGACCCCCGGCTCGACGTGCTGACGGGCCGGGAGCGGGAGACGCTGCTGCTCCTCGCGCGCGGTCTCTCCAACGCGGAGATCGCGGCGGAGCTGGTGGTCAGCGACCACACGGTGAAGACGCACGTGGGGAACGTGCTCTCCAAGCTCGGCCTGCGGGACCGGATCCAGGCGGTGATCTGCGCGTACGAGACGGGTCTGGTCGCGGCGGGCTCTCCCCCGCCCGGGGGAGGCGAGGGGTCCCGCCCCTCCCCCGCGTCGGCGAGGAACTGA
- a CDS encoding serine hydrolase domain-containing protein yields the protein MRKSTRTLLAAALVLGVAAGPALTPAFATPPAAASTTRPVSPDLSTAIAGLPRADATAALVRVGGTEGSWQGSSGVHDLTTGAPADPAARFRAGSVTKVFTAATVLQLASERRIDLDRTARSYLPELIPGRYATVTVRQLLNHTHGIPAPDLAVGDTVEEWYAHRFDVHSPEAMVRSATAKPREFRPGTQQHYLNIGYTIAGLIVERVTGDSYERQVERRILRPLGLRDTYLPGEAAGIAGPYNHGYQTMRLDDGTTGLRDVSVWGVTDGWAAGDIISTTADLERFTRALFAGRVVRGPLLEEMFTLPKVTDLKSGAPAAYSAGLSMKKLGGREVWGKTGGRWGYNAAIASTRGGERTLVYSVNSTDAKGQDMNPTALNVMVAAYGLPD from the coding sequence ATGAGGAAGTCCACCCGCACGCTGCTCGCCGCGGCGCTCGTCCTGGGGGTGGCGGCGGGCCCGGCGCTCACGCCGGCCTTCGCGACGCCCCCGGCCGCAGCGTCGACCACACGGCCGGTGAGCCCGGACCTGAGCACGGCGATCGCCGGACTGCCCCGCGCCGACGCCACGGCCGCGCTCGTCCGGGTCGGCGGCACCGAGGGTTCCTGGCAGGGCAGTTCGGGCGTCCACGACCTGACGACCGGCGCCCCGGCGGACCCGGCCGCCCGCTTCCGCGCCGGCTCGGTGACGAAGGTCTTCACGGCCGCGACCGTCCTCCAGCTGGCCTCCGAGCGCCGGATCGACCTGGACCGCACGGCCCGCTCGTACCTTCCGGAGCTGATCCCCGGCCGGTACGCCACGGTGACCGTCCGCCAGCTCCTGAACCACACCCACGGCATCCCGGCCCCCGACCTGGCCGTCGGAGACACGGTGGAGGAGTGGTACGCCCACCGCTTCGACGTCCACAGCCCGGAGGCCATGGTCCGCTCGGCGACGGCGAAGCCGCGCGAGTTCCGGCCCGGCACCCAGCAGCACTACCTCAACATCGGGTACACGATCGCGGGTCTGATCGTGGAGCGGGTGACGGGCGACTCGTACGAGCGGCAGGTGGAGCGGCGGATCCTGCGCCCGCTGGGCCTGCGGGACACGTACCTCCCCGGTGAGGCCGCCGGGATCGCCGGGCCGTACAACCACGGCTACCAGACCATGCGGCTCGACGACGGGACGACGGGGCTGCGCGACGTCTCCGTCTGGGGGGTGACGGACGGCTGGGCGGCCGGGGACATCATCTCGACCACGGCCGACCTGGAGCGGTTCACCCGGGCGCTGTTCGCGGGCCGGGTGGTGCGCGGGCCGCTCCTGGAGGAGATGTTCACCCTGCCGAAGGTGACGGACCTGAAGTCCGGCGCCCCGGCCGCGTACTCCGCCGGCCTGTCGATGAAGAAGCTCGGCGGCCGCGAGGTCTGGGGCAAGACCGGCGGCCGCTGGGGGTACAACGCGGCCATCGCCTCCACCCGCGGCGGCGAGCGCACCCTCGTCTACAGCGTCAACTCCACCGACGCGAAGGGCCAGGACATGAACCCGACCGCCCTGAACGTCATGGTGGCGGCGTACGGCCTGCCGGACTAG